In the Wyeomyia smithii strain HCP4-BCI-WySm-NY-G18 chromosome 2, ASM2978416v1, whole genome shotgun sequence genome, one interval contains:
- the LOC129719942 gene encoding uncharacterized protein LOC129719942, producing the protein MRNWISNSPSVVEAMKEKKTVEKSLNLAVELGTEKVLGMWWCTLTDTFTYKLSSKHDRDLLERQRKPTKREVLMAVFDPIGLISNVLIYLKVLFQEIWRAGIGWDDVIPESLSEKWEKWLEILPKVHDVSIPRCYRSLTQLDPQTNIQMHTFVDASLSGYAAVVYLRFEQGNTVECAIVGAKTRVAPLKFVSIPRLELQAAVIGVRLADRIMQSLSFHVHQRFFWTDSRDVLCWIRSDHRRYSQFVAFRISEIQETTEAADWGHKRSKENVADDATKWQRVPDLTENKETTDEELRANLFFHQAKPAPVINVQDYSSWKRLLRATATALRAANKIQRNADSKEHITGPLSAEELQEATVYLYRLAQAETFPDKIGVLSAGPRKKDVRLRWAIFLRQGWRLSLDHSRSLASIISGLC; encoded by the exons ATGCGAAACTGGATTTCCAATTCGCCGAGCGTTGTGGAGGCGATGAAGGAAAAGAAGACCGTCGAGAAGAGCTTGAATCTCGCAGTAGAGCTTGGAACAGAGAAGGTTCTGGGCATGTGGTGGTGCACGCTTACCGATACGTTCACCTACAAGCTCTCGTCAAAGCACGATCGGGATCTACTCGAGCGCCAACGGAAACCGACGAAACGGGAAGTTCTAATGGCTGTTTTCGATCCTATTGGGTTAATATCGAACGTCCTCATCTACCTCAAGGTTTTGTTTCAAGAGATTTGGCGAGCTGGCATCGGTTGGGACGACGTGATACCAGAAAGTCTCAGCGAAAAGTGGGAGAAATGGTTGGAGATCCTACCAAAAGTCCATGATGTCAGCATACCACGCTGCTATCGCTCCCTGACGCAACTAGATCCACAAACAAACATTCAAATGCACACCTTCGTAGACGCTAGTCTCTCAGGTTACGCAGCTGTCGTATATCTACGCTTCGAGCAGGGAAACACTGTGGAATGTGCTATAGTCGGTGCTAAGACACGTGTGGCTCCCCTCAAATTTGTATCTATTCCGAGGTTGGAGTTACAGGCCGCAGTCATTGGAGTCAGGTTGGCAGATAGAATCATGCAGTCGCTGTCGTTCCATGTTCATCAGCGGTTCTTCTGGACTGACTCTCGCGACGTGTTGTGTTGGATTCGGTCAGATCATCGGCGGTATTCGCAATTCGTTGCATTCCGCATCAGCGAAATTCAGGAAACAACAGAGGCAGCAGATTGGGGACACAAGCGGTCGAAAGAAAATGTCGCGGATGACGCTACGAAATGGCAGAGAGTGCCAGACCTAACCGAGAACA AGGAAACTACCGACGAAGAACTACGAGCGAATCTCTTCTTCCACCAGGCAAAACCTGCTCCAGTGATAAACGTTCAAGATTATTCATCATGGAAGCGCTTGTTGCGCGCAACCGCTACGGCATTGAGGGCCGCAAACAAAATTCAGCGTAATGCGGATAGCAAGGAACACATTACTGGACCATTGTCCGCTGAGGAACTTCAAGAAGCCACAGTCTACCTGTATCGACTGGCTCAAGCGGAAACATTTCCGGATAAGATAGGAGTGCTCAGCGCAGGACCCAGAAAGAAAGACGTTCGCCTCCGATGGGCGATCTTCCTGCGGCAAGGCTGGCGGCTTTCACTAGACCATTCTCGTTCATTGGCATCGATTATTTCGGGCCTATGTTAG
- the LOC129719945 gene encoding uncharacterized protein LOC129719945, protein MTPKKQKASKQTKLKILYRRRTNIFGSAKLIKTFDDEFDPTKLAKVVIRIQRLDALWREFEETQDEIEVLEDNEEDFAEERQDFQAIYYELKASLQSKIPVQTVPPVPPPAPAQPLSSVVPISPSVRLPEIKLKEFSGNLDDWVSFRDLYISLIHSSVQLTAVQKMHYLRAALSGEAARVISSLEISANNYLVAWNLLKERFENTTLLVKRHVSALLKIPSLKKESAQGLADLADEFDRHVQLLNKLEDSENHWNAFLVERLSQCLDSVTLREWETHVSAGDKYPNYRELLEFIHRRSRIVQTLKLSQSANTQFEVKHPKPRSVVAHVASDNVTQCVNCKHAHFLFQCDQFRSLSPQQRSKS, encoded by the coding sequence ATGACGCCCAAAAAGCAAAAAGCGTCTAAACaaacaaagttgaaaattttatacCGTCGGCGGACCAACATTTTTGGTTCtgcaaaattaataaaaacttTTGACGACGAATTCGATCCCACTAAACTTGCCAAAGTTGTCATTCGCATTCAACGTCTTGATGCTCTATGGCGAGAATTTGAGGAGACTCAAGATGAAATTGAGGTTCTTGAGGATAATGAAGAAGATTTCGCTGAAGAGAGGCAAGACTTTCAAGCCATCTATTATGAACTTAAAGCGTCATTGCAAAGTAAAATCCCTGTACAAACCGTACCACCCGTACCACCCCCCGCTCCGGCACAACCACTCTCGTCCGTTGTTCCCATCTCGCCGAGCGTTCGTCTGccggaaataaaattgaaggAGTTTTCTGGGAATCTCGATGATTGGGTTTCTTTCCGCGATCTATACATCTCGCTTATTCACTCGAGTGTGCAACTTACGGCAGTGCAGAAAATGCATTACTTGCGAGCAGCGCTTTCTGGCGAAGCGGCTCGTGTTATTTCCTCGCTCGAGATTTCCGCCAACAATTACCTTGTTGCATGGAATTTGTTGAAGGAACGTTTTGAAAACACCACCCTGCTGGTGAAACGGCATGTTTCTGCCCTACTTAAAATTCCTTCACTGAAAAAAGAGTCTGCACAGGGACTTGCAGATCTCGCCGACGAATTCGATCGTCATGTACAGCTGTTGAATAAACTCGAAGATTCTGAAAACCACTGGAACGCCTTTCTAGTAGAGCGATTGAGTCAATGTCTTGATAGCGTTACACTCCGTGAGTGGGAGACACATGTTTCCGCAGGCGATAAATACCCGAATTACCGAGAATTACTCGAGTTTATCCACAGAAGATCGCGAATCGTACAAACTTTAAAGCTCTCCCAATCGGCAAACACCCAGTTCGAGGTCAAGCATCCCAAACCCCGATCAGTTGTTGCCCATGTCGCTTCCGACAACGTTACCCAGTGCGTCAACTGTAAGCACGCTCACTTCCTGTTCCAGTGTGACCAGTTTCGTTCACTCTCTCCACAACAACGGTCGAAGTCGTGA
- the LOC129719944 gene encoding uncharacterized protein LOC129719944, whose translation MTQLDCLVLPKLTVSLPSQHIDISRWRIPKNLPLADPQFNISQGVDMIIGAGLFFELLENQQLSLAAGYPMLQKTVLGYIVCGKIEQPTLEVTDTQSCHFCVEGTLDTMLQRFWEIENFDDGKALTPDEQFCEEHFQSTVTRDETGRYVVRLPLKEDKVEMLGDSYPAAVRRFQQMEKRFFTDKHLCKSYSEFMEEYERLGHMELSPVASRSPQFFLPHHAIQRPESTTTKIRVVFDAACRGAASLSLNDALYVGPTVQPALFATIINFRLPRFAISAHAEKMFRQMWVHPDDRKFQQILWRNNPSEPIRKYQLKTVTYGLASSPFHATRVLYQLATDERHRFPLAVPVIRIGTYVDDVLTGHDDHDTMVETCKQLREMMKSGGFVLRKWASNCKTVLSQVPEELWETSAELELNRSQAVKTLGLLWFPHQHDVFKIKVPALPELEVYNYSTRLDF comes from the coding sequence atgACCCAACTGGACTGCTTAGTACTGCCGAAGCTTACCGTCTCGCTGCCTAGTCAACACATCGATATCTCTCGCTGGCGGATCCCTAAAAATCTTCCACTGGCTGATCCGCAATTTAACATAAGCCAAGGTGTGGACATGATAATCGGAGCTGGTCTATTTTTCGAGCTTCTCGAAAACCAGCAACTCTCTCTTGCCGCTGGCTATCCCATGTTGCAGAAAACGGTTCTGGGTTATATCGTCTGTGGAAAGATAGAGCAGCCGACCTTAGAGGTCACTGACACACAGTCCTGCCACTTCTGCGTAGAAGGTACGCTTGATACCATGCTTCAACGATTCTGGGAAATCGAGAATTTTGATGACGGTAAAGCTCTTACGCCAGACGAACAATTCTGCGAAGAACACTTTCAATCGACTGTTACTCGTGACGAAACGGGCCGCTATGTCGTTCGTCTGCCACTCAAAGAAGACAAGGTGGAAATGCTAGGAGATTCATACCCCGCCGCTGTTCGAAGGTTCCAGCAAATGGAAAAACGGTTCTTCACTGATAAACATCTTTGTAAAAGCTATTCTGAGTTCATGGAGGAGTATGAGAGGTTGGGTCATATGGAGTTGAGTCCCGTCGCGTCGCGTAGCCCACAGTTTTTCCTTCCCCACCATGCCATCCAGCGTCCAGAGAGTACGACCACAAAAATACGAGTGGTATTCGACGCTGCATGTCGTGGAGCTGCTTCCTTGTCGCTGAATGATGCCCTCTACGTCGGACCAACAGTTCAGCCAGCTCTGTTTGCTACCATCATCAACTTCCGTTTACCACGATTCGCCATATCCGCCCATGCGGAGAAGATGTTTCGCCAGATGTGGGTTCACCCAGATGACCGAAAGTTCCAGCAAATTCTCTGGCGCAACAATCCGTCAGAACCAATCCGCAAGTATCAACTTAAAACCGTCACTTACGGTCTTGCAAGTTCGCCATTCCATGCCACTCGCGTTTTATATCAATTAGCTACAGACGAAAGACATCGCTTTCCGCTGGCCGTGCCAGTGATACGGATAGGCACCTACGTAGACGACGTTCTCACCGGACATGATGACCATGACACGATGGTCGAAACTTGCAAGCAGTTGAGGGAGATGATGAAATCCGGTGGTTTTGTACTTCGCAAGTGGGCATCCAACTGCAAGACAGTCCTCAGTCAAGTCCCAGAAGAACTCTGGGAGACCTCAGCAGAATTGGAGCTCAATCGTTCGCAAGCCGTCAAAACTTTGGGGTTGTTGTGGTTCCCTCACCAGCATGACGTCTTCAAAATCAAGGTTCCCGCTCTTCCAGAGCTTGAGGTCTATAACTATTCGACCCGCTTGGACTTCTAG
- the LOC129719943 gene encoding uncharacterized protein LOC129719943, translating to MFIQSLWAAHMSWDSELAKEAAVWWKKYRADIRELILLQVPRRVLWNKDTERQYSVHCFCDASQKGFGCCVYIVSLDEYGQRHSHLLTSKSRVAPLRGQSIPRLELRAALLGSQLVHCLRTDTNITGPVTFWTDSTIALHWIKSRSNSWKVFVSNRVAEIQRLTKDAQWMHVPTDLNPADYISRGLLASQIIYDKLWWHGPKYLKFPVEQWPKCPISMPNKTDLEKEMRMLVSLHLLQDNGSIFSAFSELAKLTRFVAYCFRFRNNCKLPKDQRVLSPLSPQEVDCALKSLVRLAQRQEFPTEVKLLSQKQTENTVRVASKSALQNLNIFMDDFGLLRMDGRLKNLNAPFDTRFPIMLPAKHSLSILITRSVHLQTLHGGPSLVLATIRQRFWPLRGRELARKVFRRCVTCFRCNPTTGNQIMAPYPSFRLRPARAFTYSGMDYCGPFLVRPLIGKGSSVKVYVALYVCMVVKAVHLEVVADLSSAACINAVKRFVAKRGRVLELHCDNATAFVGADRELRQLRKEYLRQFQSTEWGLYCADNGITFRFIPARSPHFGGIWEAGVKSFKYHFRCVMGQKAFTMDQFLTVVAQVEAVLNSRPLVPISDSPNDLSVLTPGHFLIGEPLVSIPEPDLLHQSPNRITRLQDMQRSVQDLWRCWSRDYVSQLHQRSKWRRPAVDVRKGQLVLLKQDNYPPLQWPLGRIIETIPGSDGRVRVVVVRTASKDFKRAVTEIAVLPIDSDDEVDASTSTSTSEVVVG from the coding sequence ATGTTCATCCAATCTCTCTGGGCAGCACATATGTCGTGGGACTCTGAGCTTGCGAAAGAAGCAGCCGTATGGTGGAAGAAGTATCGTGCAGACATTAGGGAGCTTATCCTGCTGCAGGTTCCAAGAAGGGTCCTGTGGAACAAGGATACAGAACGCCAGTACTCAGTACACTGCTTCTGCGATGCCTCGCAGAAGGGATTCGGATGCTGCGTGTACATCGTATCTTTGGATGAGTATGGCCAGCGTCATTCACACCTGCTCACGTCGAAATCTCGCGTCGCACCTCTTCGTGGACAGTCAATTCCACGCTTGGAGCTCCGCGCAGCACTTCTCGGGAGTCAACTGGTCCACTGCTTACGAACTGACACCAACATCACTGGACCAGTCACATTTTGGACCGACTCTACTATCGCACTTCACTGGATCAAATCCAGATCGAATTCCTGGAAAGTCTTCGTGTCGAATCGGGTCGCAGAGATCCAACGCTTAACGAAGGATGCGCAGTGGATGCACGTACCGACCGATCTAAATCCTGCCGACTATATCTCCCGAGGATTACTTGCAAGCCAGATCATCTACGACAAGCTGTGGTGGCATGGGCCAAAGTATCTCAAATTCCCCGTAGAGCAATGGCCAAAGTGTCCGATTTCGATGCCGAATAAAACGGATTTGGAGAAGGAGATGCGTATGTTGGTTTCCCTGCATCTACTACAAGACAACGGAAGCATCTTTAGTGCATTCTCGGAGTTAGCCAAGCTAACGCGCTTCGTCGCGTACTGCTTTCGGTTTCGGAACAACTGCAAGCTTCCGAAAGATCAACGCGTGTTGTCCCCGCTGTCGCCTCAAGAAGTGGACTGTGCGCTGAAATCATTAGTTCGCCTCGCCCAGCGCCAGGAATTCCCAACAGAAGTTAAACTACTTAGTCAAAAGCAGACCGAGAACACAGTCAGAGTCGCATCGAAGTCGGCACTACAAAACCTGAACATATTCATGGACGATTTCGGACTACTGCGGATGGACGGAAGATTGAAAAACTTAAACGCACCGTTCGACACTCGCTTTCCGATTATGCTTCCAGCTAAACATAGTCTGAGCATCCTCATCACCAGGTCAGTTCACCTTCAGACACTTCACGGTGGACCGTCGCTTGTGCTCGCTACCATCCGTCAACGATTCTGGCCACTCCGGGGTCGCGAGTTGGCTCGTAAGGTCTTTCGACGATGCGTCACCTGCTTCCGGTGCAATCCTACAACAGGAAATCAGATTATGGCACCTTATCCGTCGTTTCGCCTCAGACCAGCTCGAGCTTTTACGTACTCGGGAATGGATTACTGTGGGCCGTTTCTCGTTCGTCCGTTAATTGGGAAAGGCTCGTCCGTTAAGGTGTACGTCGCGTTGTACGTCTGCATGGTGGTGAAGGCCGTGCATCTCGAGGTCGTCGCTGATCTGTCGTCCGCCGCGTGCATAAACGCCGTCAAACGCTTCGTCGCCAAACGCGGTCGGGTTCTTGAGTTGCACTGTGACAATGCAACCGCTTTCGTCGGAGCAGATCGTGAGCTGCGTCAGCTGCGGAAAGAGTATCTGCGGCAGTTCCAGTCGACGGAATGGGGTCTCTACTGTGCGGACAATGGCATCACCTTTCGGTTCATTCCAGCCCGCTCTCCACACTTCGGAGGCATCTGGGAAGCCGGAGTGAAATCGTTTAAGTACCATTTTCGTTGCGTCATGGGACAAAAGGCTTTCACAATGGACCAGTTCCTAACGGTCGTTGCTCAAGTAGAAGCAGTCCTGAACTCCCGTCCTCTTGTTCCCATTTCTGATTCGCCTAACGACCTCTCCGTTCTGACCCCAGGGCACTTTCTCATTGGAGAGCCTCTTGTCTCTATTCCTGAGCCTGATCTACTTCACCAGTCCCCTAATCGCATCACCCGTTTGCAGGACATGCAACGCTCGGTCCAAGATCTTTGGCGTTGTTGGTCGCGGGACTACGTGAGCCAGCTGCACCAGCGTAGCAAGTGGAGGCGCCCGGCAGTAGACGTCCGCAAGGGTCAATTGGTGCTGTTGAAGCAAGACAACTACCCTCCACTACAATGGCCTCTCGGGCGTATCATCGAAACTATCCCCGGTTCGGACGGGCGAGTCCGAGTCGTGGTAGTCAGAACGGCTTCGAAGGACTTCAAGCGAGCGGTCACGGAGATTGCGGTCCTTCCAATCGATTCCGACGACGAGGTAGACGCCTCAACATCAACATCAACTTCCGAAGTGGTTGTCGGTTGA
- the LOC129719933 gene encoding uncharacterized protein LOC129719933, which translates to MVSECRQPHIGQQRGNFGPGLHPTQRITHTQVSEEDEDVNNLTRNQVAARQAVSRELPLFSGTPEEWPLFFSTFTTTTNLCGYTPEKNLIRLQKCLKGKAYETVKCRLMHPSNVSEIISTLKMLFGNPEVIVQDLITKIHSTPAPKADQLDTIIEFSLAVQNLCAVIDACQLEEYLYNVALLHELVDKLPATFKVEWARHRRSLPRVHLAAFSEWLYNLAEIVCPIASLKFSETRLARNSKKNSAFLNAHNQETSNDPVGKPRQHVTERFVVAAKTCVVCKKTCPNLEKCKQFEELGYNARWATVKELSLCRKCLRKHTGTCKSKQVCEKNGCTFKHHQLLHNVQRDGAAASSSNAPGKNSATVAQNTSVRECNTHHKSANKGLFRVAPVVIHGPMGLPKTISLKRPKKCSPKTLN; encoded by the exons ATGGTGTCAGAATGCAGGCAACCGCATATAGGCCAGCAACGAGGCAACTTTGGGCCTGGACTCCATCCGACGCAGCGCATTACACACACACAAGTTTCAGAGGAAGATGAAGATGTGAACAACTTGACGCGAAATCAGGTCGCCGCTCGCCAGGCTGTTTCACGGGAACTTCCGTTATTCAGCGGTACTCCGGAAGAATGGCCGTTATTCTTCTCAACGTTCACAACGACGACCAACCTGTGTGGCTACACACCGGAGAAAAACCTGATTCGGCTGCAGAAATGCCTGAAAGGGAAGGCGTACGAGACAGTTAAGTGCAGACTTATGCATCCATCGAACGTCTCAGAAATTATTTCTACCTTGAAGATGCTGTTTGGAAATCCTGAAGTTATTGTCCAGGATTTGATAACCAAGATCCACTCGACGCCGGCTCCGAAGGCTGATCAGTTGGATACGATCATCGAATTCTCTCTCGCCGTGCAGAACCTGTGTGCGGTAATCGATGCTTGCCAGCTGGAAGAATATTTATACAACGTTGCACTTTTACATGAATTGGTGGATAAACTTCCTGCGACATTTAAGGTAGAATGGGCAAGACACCGTCGCAGTTTGCCACGAGTACACCTCGCTGCCTTTTCGGAATGGTTATACAATCTAGCGGAAATAGTCTGCCCGATTGCCAGCCTGAAATTCAGCGAAACCAGACTGGCACGAAACAGCAAAAAGAACTCTGCATTCCTTAATGCTCATAACCAAGAAACATCCAACGATCCAGTAGGCAAACCACGCCAACATGTGACTGAACGATTTGTCGTTGCAGCCAAAACGTGTGTTGTTTGTAAAAAGACTTGTCCCAATCTGGAGAAATGTAAGCAATTCGAGGAACTAGGATACAATGCTAGATGGGCAACAGTAAAGGAGTTAAGCCTGTGTAGAAAATGCCTCCGTAAACACACCGGGACATGCAAATCCAAGCAGGTTTGCGAGAAGAATGGTTGCACGTTCAAACACCACCAGCTTCTTCACAACGTTCAGCGAGATGGAGCTGCCGCAAGTAGTTCTAACGCTCCAGGAAAGAATTCTGCCACAGTTGCTCAAAACACGTCGGTTCGCGAGTGCAACACTCATCACAAGTCTGCCAACAAAGGGTTATTTCGGGTTGCTCCAGTCGTCATCCATGGTCCTA tgggactaccAAAAACGATCAGTCTCAAGAGGCCAAAAAAGTGTTccccgaagacactgaactga